A stretch of the Serratia marcescens genome encodes the following:
- the lpcA gene encoding D-sedoheptulose 7-phosphate isomerase → MYHDLIRSELNEAADTLAKFINDDANIDAIQRAAVLLADSFKAGGKVISCGNGGSHCDAMHFAEELTGRYRENRPGYPAIAISDVSHLSCVSNDFGYEYVFSRYVEAVGREGDVLLGISTSGNSGNIIKAIDAARAKGMKVITLTGKDGGKMAGSADVEIRVPHFGYADRIQEIHIKAIHILIQLIEKEMVKA, encoded by the coding sequence ATGTACCACGACCTTATTCGCAGTGAACTGAACGAAGCGGCTGATACCCTGGCGAAATTTATCAATGACGACGCCAACATCGACGCCATCCAACGTGCGGCGGTGCTGCTGGCGGATTCCTTCAAAGCCGGCGGTAAAGTGATTTCCTGCGGCAACGGCGGTTCCCATTGCGACGCGATGCACTTCGCCGAAGAGCTGACCGGCCGCTACCGTGAAAACCGTCCGGGCTACCCGGCGATTGCCATCTCGGACGTGAGCCACCTGTCCTGCGTCAGCAACGACTTCGGCTATGAGTACGTATTCTCTCGCTATGTAGAAGCGGTAGGCCGCGAAGGCGACGTGCTGCTGGGCATTTCCACCTCCGGCAACTCCGGCAACATCATCAAAGCCATCGATGCGGCGCGCGCCAAGGGGATGAAAGTGATCACCCTGACCGGCAAGGACGGCGGCAAGATGGCGGGTTCCGCCGATGTGGAAATTCGCGTGCCGCACTTCGGCTACGCCGACCGCATTCAGGAAATCCACATCAAAGCGATTCACATCTTGATTCAGCTGATCGAAAAAGAGATGGTTAAGGCTTGA
- a CDS encoding Na(+)-translocating NADH-quinone reductase subunit C — MANEAKNDGIGKTLLVVLLLCLVCSVVVAGSAVGLKSKQQEQKLLDKQRNILDVAGLLQPKMESEQVKHLYSERIEPRLVDLNSGEFVAGKAATFDLGAALRDDAKSVALAAGDDPAGIKRRSNQAEIYLVRDESGQVNKIVLPVYGTGLWSMMYAFVALDNDGNTVKGITYYDQGETPGLGGEVENPSWRQQWVGKQLFDDNGQPAIRVVKGGARQGDVHGVDGLSGATLTSNGVQHTFDFWLGEHGFGPFLKKVREGALKNG; from the coding sequence GTGGCGAATGAAGCGAAAAACGACGGCATCGGTAAAACGCTGCTGGTAGTGCTGCTGCTGTGTCTGGTGTGTTCAGTGGTGGTGGCGGGCTCCGCCGTCGGCCTGAAGTCCAAACAGCAGGAGCAAAAGCTGCTCGACAAGCAGCGCAATATTCTCGATGTAGCCGGCCTGTTGCAGCCGAAAATGGAGAGCGAGCAGGTCAAGCATCTGTACAGCGAGCGCATCGAACCGCGCCTGGTGGATCTCAACAGCGGCGAGTTTGTCGCCGGCAAGGCGGCGACGTTCGATCTGGGCGCCGCGCTGCGCGACGACGCCAAAAGCGTGGCGCTGGCGGCGGGCGACGATCCGGCCGGCATCAAGCGCCGCAGCAATCAGGCGGAAATCTACCTGGTGCGCGATGAAAGCGGCCAGGTGAACAAGATTGTGCTGCCGGTATACGGCACCGGCCTGTGGTCGATGATGTACGCCTTCGTGGCGTTGGATAACGATGGCAACACGGTCAAGGGCATCACCTACTACGACCAGGGGGAAACCCCGGGGCTGGGCGGTGAGGTCGAGAACCCGTCCTGGCGCCAGCAGTGGGTCGGCAAACAGCTGTTTGACGATAACGGCCAGCCGGCGATCCGCGTGGTGAAAGGCGGCGCGCGTCAGGGGGATGTGCACGGGGTGGACGGCCTGTCCGGCGCCACGCTGACCTCCAACGGCGTGCAGCATACGTTTGATTTCTGGTTGGGCGAGCACGGCTTCGGCCCGTTCCTGAAAAAAGTTCGTGAAGGAGCGCTGAAAAATGGCTGA
- the mtnK gene encoding S-methyl-5-thioribose kinase — translation MSLYRTFTAADAVEYARQYGQVAEPQALVSADEIGDGNLNLVFKIRDREGVSRVIVKQALPYVRCVGESWPLTLDRARIEAETLLVHGGFCPRHTVKVLHHDPELAVMVQEDLSDHRIWRSELVQGNYHPLAAGQLAEYLAQTLFHTSDFYQSAQQKKAEVSRFTNPELCQITEDLFFTDPYVDHERNQFEAALLPQVQALREDAPLKLAVAGLKHRFLSKAEALLHGDIHSGSIFVAEGRLKAIDAEFGFYGPIGFDIGTALGNLLLNYCGLPGLFGPRDAAAGREQRLQDVRELWLIFADRFLALCHQQSRDAALATPGYAEQFLQQVWTDAVGYCGTELIRRTIGLAHVADLDSIADADMRLDCQRHALGLGRTLIVNAPQIEHIDALLARIRQQG, via the coding sequence ATGTCGCTTTATCGTACGTTTACGGCTGCCGACGCCGTTGAATACGCCCGCCAGTACGGGCAGGTGGCCGAACCGCAGGCGCTGGTCAGCGCCGACGAGATCGGTGACGGCAACCTGAACCTGGTGTTCAAGATCCGCGATCGCGAAGGCGTGAGCCGGGTGATCGTCAAACAGGCGCTGCCCTACGTGCGCTGCGTGGGCGAATCCTGGCCGCTGACGCTGGATCGGGCGCGCATCGAAGCTGAAACGTTGCTGGTCCACGGCGGCTTCTGCCCACGCCATACGGTAAAAGTCTTGCATCACGATCCCGAATTGGCGGTGATGGTGCAGGAAGATCTTTCCGACCATCGCATCTGGCGCAGTGAGCTGGTGCAGGGCAACTATCACCCGCTGGCGGCCGGACAGCTGGCGGAATACCTGGCGCAAACGCTGTTCCACACCTCCGATTTTTATCAGTCGGCACAGCAGAAGAAGGCGGAAGTCAGCCGTTTCACCAACCCCGAGCTGTGCCAGATCACCGAAGATCTGTTCTTTACCGATCCCTATGTCGATCATGAGCGCAATCAGTTCGAGGCGGCGCTGTTGCCGCAGGTGCAGGCGCTGCGTGAGGATGCGCCGCTGAAGCTGGCGGTCGCCGGCCTGAAACATCGCTTCCTCAGCAAGGCGGAGGCGCTGTTGCACGGCGATATTCACAGCGGTTCGATCTTCGTGGCGGAAGGGCGGTTGAAAGCGATCGACGCTGAATTCGGTTTCTACGGCCCGATCGGTTTCGATATCGGTACTGCGTTAGGCAACTTGCTGCTCAACTATTGCGGCCTGCCGGGGCTGTTCGGGCCGCGCGACGCCGCCGCTGGGCGCGAGCAGCGCCTGCAGGATGTGCGCGAGCTGTGGCTGATCTTCGCCGATCGCTTCCTGGCGCTGTGCCATCAGCAAAGCCGGGATGCGGCGTTGGCGACGCCGGGTTACGCTGAGCAGTTCCTGCAGCAGGTCTGGACTGACGCAGTAGGGTATTGCGGCACCGAACTGATTCGGCGCACCATCGGCCTGGCGCACGTCGCCGATCTGGACAGCATCGCCGACGCCGATATGCGCCTAGACTGCCAGCGTCATGCGCTGGGACTGGGGCGCACGCTGATCGTCAATGCGCCACAGATCGAGCATATCGACGCGCTGTTGGCGCGCATTCGTCAGCAAGGTTGA
- a CDS encoding Hok/Gef family protein produces MQQKRVVLKLVIVCMTLIPFIWLTRGSLCELRIRLGDSEVAATLAYESER; encoded by the coding sequence ATGCAGCAAAAACGGGTCGTACTTAAACTGGTGATCGTCTGTATGACGCTGATCCCGTTCATCTGGCTAACCCGCGGTTCGCTGTGCGAACTGCGCATCAGGCTGGGAGACTCGGAGGTTGCGGCCACTTTGGCTTACGAATCCGAACGGTAA
- the mtnA gene encoding S-methyl-5-thioribose-1-phosphate isomerase — MQALNTTSLTLQDNRLWILDQQALPQEKRWRACDSVEELVGHIHSLRVRGAPLIGLSASLLLALLAERGLSRAELEQALHTLRAARPTAVNLMNNLDRMKLALAEPDWAPAMANEALRLVEEDRLLCDRIADHGAGLVKPGSRLLTHCNTGGLATAGVGTALGVLRRAHRQGKVQQVWVDETRPLLQGGRLTAWELGELGIPYRLICDSMAASLMAQGQVDAVWVGADRIATNGDVANKIGTYSLAVLAHYHGIPFYVAAPHTTHDPHCPDGAAIPIEQRAAAEVTGVSGSFGACQWAPADAPVYNPAFDVTPAKLISGWVFDSGVITPQQVEAGIFRRALG; from the coding sequence ATGCAAGCGCTTAACACCACCAGTTTGACCCTGCAGGACAACCGCCTTTGGATCCTCGATCAGCAAGCCCTGCCGCAGGAAAAGCGGTGGCGCGCCTGCGACAGCGTGGAAGAGTTGGTCGGGCACATTCACAGCCTGCGGGTGCGCGGCGCGCCGCTGATCGGGCTGTCCGCCAGCCTGCTGCTGGCGCTGCTCGCGGAACGCGGTCTATCGCGTGCCGAGTTGGAACAGGCGCTGCACACGCTGCGCGCCGCCCGCCCGACGGCGGTCAACCTGATGAATAATCTGGATCGCATGAAGCTGGCGCTGGCCGAGCCTGATTGGGCACCGGCGATGGCGAACGAAGCGCTGCGGTTGGTGGAAGAAGATCGCCTGCTGTGCGATCGCATCGCCGATCACGGCGCTGGGCTGGTCAAACCCGGCAGCCGCCTGCTGACCCACTGCAATACCGGCGGATTGGCCACCGCCGGCGTCGGCACCGCCCTCGGGGTGCTGCGGCGCGCCCACCGGCAGGGCAAGGTGCAACAGGTGTGGGTCGATGAAACCCGGCCGCTGCTGCAGGGCGGCCGCCTGACCGCCTGGGAACTGGGCGAGCTGGGCATTCCCTATCGCCTGATCTGCGATTCGATGGCCGCCAGCCTGATGGCGCAGGGCCAGGTCGATGCAGTGTGGGTCGGCGCGGATCGCATCGCCACCAACGGCGACGTCGCCAACAAAATCGGCACTTACAGCCTGGCGGTGCTGGCGCACTATCACGGCATCCCCTTCTACGTGGCCGCCCCGCATACCACCCACGATCCACACTGCCCGGACGGCGCCGCCATCCCGATCGAGCAGCGCGCGGCGGCCGAAGTCACCGGCGTTTCAGGCAGCTTCGGCGCCTGCCAGTGGGCGCCTGCCGATGCGCCGGTCTACAATCCGGCGTTCGACGTCACGCCGGCGAAGCTTATCAGCGGATGGGTATTCGACAGCGGCGTGATTACACCGCAGCAGGTTGAAGCGGGGATCTTCCGGCGGGCGTTGGGTTAA
- the fadE gene encoding acyl-CoA dehydrogenase FadE, translating to MMVLSIVVFLALLGVVFYHRVNLTLSSLILVAYTAAMGAIGLWSFWLLLPLAIVLLPLNLSSVRRSLLSAPALRAFRKVMPPMSTTEKEAIDAGTTWWEGDLFRGAPDWNKLHSYPKPRLTEEEQAFIDGPVEEACRMANDFQITHELADLPPELWAYLKEHRFFAMIIKKEYGGLEFSPYAQAMVLQKLAGVSGILAITVGVPNSLGPGELLQHYGTEEQKNHYLPGLARGDEIPCFALTSPEAGSDAGAIPDVGTVCMGEWQGKQVLGMRLTWNKRYITLAPVATVLGLAFKLHDPNRLLSDNESPGITCALIPTSTPGVEIGNRHFPLNVPFQNGPTRGTDVFVPIDYIIGGPKMAGQGWRMLVECLSVGRGITLPSNSTGSLKSIALATGAYAHIRRQFKISIGKMEGIEEPLARIAGNTYVMDAAASLITYALVQGEKPAVLSAIVKYHCTHRGQQSIVDAMDIAGGKGIMLGESNFLARAYQGAPIAITVEGANILTRTMMIFGQGAIRCHPYVLDEMAAAQSNDLNAFDKSLFGHLGHVGSNKVRSFWLGLTNGRTSATPTKDATRRYYQQLNRLSANLALLSDVSMGVLGGSLKRRERISARLGDILSQMYLASAVLKRFDDEGRQKEDLPLVHWGVQDSLHKAEQALDDLLRNFPNRFIAGAMRFVVFPLGRVHTAPSDRLDHQLAKILQVPSATRSRLGRGQYLTPSEHNPIGLLEAALADVMAAEPIHERLCKAVGKNLPFTRLDRLAERALEEGKISADEAKILVKAEESRLRSINVDDFAPDALAAAKPEKPAAQSKRQQQTEAA from the coding sequence ATGATGGTTCTTAGTATCGTCGTTTTCCTGGCTCTCCTCGGCGTGGTGTTCTACCACCGAGTGAACCTTACCCTCAGCAGCCTGATCCTGGTGGCGTACACCGCCGCCATGGGCGCTATCGGCCTGTGGAGCTTCTGGCTGTTGCTGCCGCTGGCGATCGTGCTGCTGCCGCTGAACCTTTCCTCTGTGCGCCGTTCCCTGCTCTCCGCGCCGGCGCTGCGCGCCTTCCGCAAGGTGATGCCGCCGATGTCCACCACCGAGAAGGAAGCGATCGACGCCGGCACCACCTGGTGGGAAGGCGATCTGTTCCGCGGCGCGCCGGACTGGAACAAGCTGCATAGCTACCCGAAACCGCGCCTGACGGAAGAAGAGCAGGCGTTTATCGATGGCCCGGTGGAAGAAGCCTGCCGCATGGCCAACGACTTCCAGATCACCCACGAACTGGCCGATCTGCCGCCTGAACTCTGGGCGTACCTGAAAGAACACCGTTTCTTCGCGATGATCATCAAGAAAGAGTATGGCGGTCTGGAATTCTCCCCTTACGCTCAGGCGATGGTGCTGCAAAAACTGGCAGGTGTTTCCGGCATCCTGGCGATCACCGTCGGCGTGCCGAACTCCCTCGGCCCGGGCGAACTGCTGCAGCACTACGGTACCGAAGAACAGAAAAACCACTACCTGCCGGGCCTGGCGCGCGGCGACGAGATCCCTTGCTTCGCGCTGACCAGCCCGGAAGCGGGTTCCGATGCCGGCGCCATTCCGGACGTCGGCACCGTGTGCATGGGCGAATGGCAAGGCAAACAGGTGCTGGGCATGCGCCTGACCTGGAACAAACGCTACATCACGCTGGCGCCGGTCGCCACCGTACTGGGCCTGGCGTTCAAACTGCATGACCCAAACCGCCTGCTGAGCGATAACGAATCCCCGGGCATCACCTGTGCGCTGATCCCGACCAGCACGCCGGGCGTGGAAATCGGCAACCGCCACTTCCCGCTGAACGTGCCGTTCCAGAACGGCCCGACCCGCGGCACCGACGTGTTCGTCCCGATCGATTACATTATCGGCGGGCCGAAAATGGCCGGCCAGGGCTGGCGCATGCTGGTTGAGTGTCTGTCGGTCGGTCGCGGCATCACCCTGCCGTCCAACTCTACCGGCAGCCTGAAATCCATCGCCCTGGCGACCGGCGCCTACGCGCACATTCGCCGTCAGTTCAAGATCTCCATCGGCAAGATGGAAGGGATTGAAGAACCGTTGGCGCGCATCGCCGGCAACACCTATGTGATGGACGCCGCCGCTTCGCTGATCACCTATGCGCTGGTGCAGGGCGAGAAGCCGGCCGTGCTGTCAGCCATCGTCAAATACCACTGTACGCACCGCGGCCAGCAGTCGATCGTTGACGCCATGGACATCGCCGGCGGTAAAGGCATCATGCTCGGCGAATCCAACTTCCTGGCTCGCGCCTATCAAGGCGCACCGATCGCCATCACGGTGGAAGGCGCGAACATCCTGACCCGCACCATGATGATCTTCGGTCAAGGCGCGATCCGCTGCCATCCTTATGTGCTGGATGAAATGGCGGCGGCGCAAAGCAACGATCTGAACGCCTTCGATAAATCGCTGTTCGGCCACTTGGGCCACGTCGGCAGCAACAAGGTACGCAGCTTCTGGCTGGGCCTGACCAACGGCCGCACCAGCGCCACACCGACCAAGGACGCGACCCGTCGTTACTATCAGCAGTTGAACCGCCTGAGCGCCAACCTGGCGTTGCTATCGGACGTTTCCATGGGCGTGCTGGGCGGCAGCCTGAAGCGCCGCGAGCGCATCTCCGCTCGCCTGGGGGACATCCTCAGCCAGATGTATTTGGCTTCCGCCGTGCTGAAACGCTTTGACGACGAAGGCCGTCAGAAAGAAGATCTGCCGCTGGTGCATTGGGGCGTGCAAGACAGCCTGCATAAAGCCGAACAGGCGCTGGATGACCTGCTGCGCAACTTCCCGAACCGCTTTATCGCCGGCGCGATGCGCTTCGTGGTCTTCCCGCTCGGCCGCGTGCATACCGCACCGTCCGATCGTCTGGATCACCAGTTGGCCAAGATCCTGCAGGTGCCTTCCGCCACCCGCAGCCGTCTGGGGCGCGGCCAGTACCTGACGCCGAGCGAACATAACCCAATCGGCCTGCTGGAAGCGGCGCTGGCCGACGTGATGGCCGCCGAGCCGATTCATGAACGTCTGTGCAAGGCGGTCGGTAAAAACCTGCCGTTCACCCGTCTGGATCGTTTGGCGGAACGCGCGCTGGAAGAAGGCAAGATCAGCGCCGACGAGGCGAAAATCCTGGTGAAAGCCGAAGAGAGCCGTCTGCGCTCCATCAACGTGGACGACTTTGCGCCGGATGCGCTGGCGGCTGCCAAGCCGGAAAAGCCGGCGGCGCAGTCTAAGCGCCAACAGCAGACCGAAGCGGCTTAA
- a CDS encoding NADH:ubiquinone reductase (Na(+)-transporting) subunit B: MGLKNYFEKIEHHFTPGGKLEKWYPLYEATTTVFYTPGTVTRGASHVRDAIDLKRMMILVWLAVFPTMFWGMYNVGQQAIPALHHLYSGDELQQVLAGDWHYRLAQWLGASLAADAGWVSKMVLGACYFLPIYAVVFVVGGFWEVLFAIIRKHEVNEGFFVTSILFALIVPPTLPLWQAALGITFGVVVAKEIFGGTGRNFLNPALAGRAFLFFAYPAQISGDLVWTSADGFSGATPLAQWSAGGAHSLSNVATGQSISWMDAFLGNIPGSIGEVSTLMILIGGAIILFGRVASWRIVAGVMLGMVASALLFNAIGSDTNPMFAMPWHWHLVLGGFAFGMIFMATDPVSASFTNKGKWWYGILIGVMCVLIRVVNPAYPEGMMLAILFANLFAPLFDYLVVQANIKRRKARGE; encoded by the coding sequence ATGGGCCTGAAGAATTATTTTGAGAAGATAGAGCATCACTTCACGCCGGGCGGCAAACTGGAAAAGTGGTACCCGCTGTATGAAGCAACCACCACGGTGTTTTATACCCCCGGCACGGTGACGCGCGGCGCTTCGCACGTGCGCGACGCCATCGATTTGAAACGCATGATGATCCTGGTGTGGCTGGCAGTGTTCCCGACGATGTTCTGGGGCATGTACAACGTCGGCCAGCAGGCGATCCCGGCGCTGCACCATCTGTACAGCGGCGACGAGCTGCAACAGGTGCTGGCGGGCGACTGGCATTATCGCCTGGCGCAGTGGCTCGGCGCCTCGCTGGCGGCCGACGCCGGCTGGGTCAGCAAGATGGTGCTGGGCGCCTGTTACTTCCTGCCGATCTACGCCGTGGTGTTCGTCGTCGGCGGCTTCTGGGAAGTGCTGTTCGCCATTATCCGCAAGCATGAGGTCAACGAAGGCTTCTTCGTCACCTCTATCCTGTTCGCGCTGATCGTACCGCCGACCCTGCCGCTGTGGCAGGCGGCGCTGGGCATCACTTTCGGCGTGGTGGTGGCCAAAGAGATCTTCGGCGGCACCGGGCGCAACTTCCTCAACCCGGCGTTGGCCGGCCGCGCCTTCCTGTTCTTCGCCTATCCGGCGCAGATCTCCGGCGATCTGGTGTGGACCTCTGCGGACGGTTTCTCCGGCGCGACGCCGCTGGCGCAGTGGAGCGCAGGCGGGGCGCACAGCCTGAGCAACGTGGCCACCGGCCAGTCCATCAGCTGGATGGACGCCTTCCTCGGCAACATTCCTGGCTCCATCGGGGAAGTCTCCACGCTGATGATCCTGATCGGCGGGGCGATTATCCTGTTCGGCCGCGTGGCCTCCTGGCGCATCGTCGCCGGCGTAATGCTCGGCATGGTGGCTTCCGCCCTGTTGTTCAACGCCATCGGTTCCGATACCAACCCGATGTTCGCCATGCCGTGGCACTGGCATCTGGTGCTGGGCGGTTTCGCCTTCGGCATGATCTTTATGGCGACCGACCCAGTTTCCGCCTCCTTCACCAACAAGGGGAAATGGTGGTACGGCATTCTGATCGGCGTGATGTGCGTGCTGATTCGGGTGGTCAACCCCGCCTATCCGGAAGGCATGATGCTGGCGATCCTGTTCGCCAACCTGTTCGCACCGCTGTTCGATTATCTGGTGGTGCAGGCCAACATCAAGCGGAGAAAAGCCCGTGGCGAATGA
- a CDS encoding class II glutamine amidotransferase, whose protein sequence is MCELLGMSANVPTDICFSFTGLVQRGGRTGPHKDGWGITFYEGNGCRTFKDPQPSFNSPIARLVQDYPIKSCAVVSHIRQANRGEVALENTHPFTRELWGRNWTYAHNGQLKGYRQLDTGTFRPVGQTDSEYAFCWLLHQLALKYPRTPSQWPAVFRYIGLLASQLRKKGVFNMLLSDGRFVMAYCSTNLYWITRRAPFGKATLLDQDVEIDFQQQTTPNDVVTVIATQPLTANETWHKIEPGEFALFHFGERLVLSEGVGVGRRAG, encoded by the coding sequence ATGTGTGAACTGCTCGGGATGAGCGCAAACGTACCGACCGATATCTGCTTCAGCTTTACCGGCCTGGTACAGCGCGGCGGCCGTACCGGGCCGCATAAGGATGGCTGGGGCATTACCTTCTATGAAGGGAACGGCTGCCGCACATTCAAGGATCCGCAGCCGAGCTTCAACTCGCCGATCGCCCGCCTGGTGCAGGATTACCCGATCAAGTCCTGTGCGGTGGTGTCCCATATTCGCCAGGCTAACCGCGGCGAAGTGGCGCTGGAAAACACCCACCCGTTCACTCGCGAACTGTGGGGCCGCAACTGGACCTACGCACACAACGGCCAATTGAAAGGCTATCGTCAGCTGGATACCGGCACGTTTCGCCCGGTCGGCCAGACCGACAGCGAATACGCGTTCTGCTGGCTGCTGCATCAGCTGGCGCTGAAATACCCGCGCACTCCGAGCCAGTGGCCGGCGGTTTTCCGCTACATCGGCCTGTTGGCGAGCCAGCTGCGCAAGAAAGGGGTGTTCAACATGCTGTTGTCGGACGGGCGCTTCGTGATGGCCTATTGCTCCACCAACCTGTATTGGATCACGCGCCGCGCGCCGTTCGGCAAGGCGACGCTGCTCGATCAGGATGTGGAAATCGATTTTCAGCAGCAGACCACACCGAACGATGTGGTCACGGTGATCGCCACCCAACCGCTGACCGCTAACGAAACCTGGCACAAGATTGAGCCAGGCGAGTTCGCGTTATTTCACTTCGGTGAGCGGCTTGTTCTGAGCGAAGGGGTTGGTGTTGGGCGTCGGGCTGGCTGA
- a CDS encoding Na(+)-translocating NADH-quinone reductase subunit A yields MIKIRKGLDLPIAGAPVQAIQDGPNIQHVALLGEEYVGMRPSMLVQEGDTVKKGQALFEDKKNPGVFFTAPASGRIDAINRGERRVLQSVVIALENGGDDQLEFAHYPLGELAQLPREQVESELIASGLWTALRTRPFSKTPSPGSEARAIFVTAMDTQPLAADPQVIIAEQQAAFNAGLLVLARLTAGKVHVCHAAGASVGQQSSPQIAYSEFAGPHPAGLVGTHIHFLEPVSLKKTVWHIGYQDVIAIGTLFTTGKLDTRRVVALAGPQVAQPTLLRTRLGASLDELTAGRLKDGENRVISGSVLNGMHAAGPNAWLGRFHSQVSVLEEGRDKELFGWIVPSPNKFSITRTTLGHFLKNKLFAFSTTTHGGERAMVPIGNYERVMPLDILPTLLLRDLLAGDSDSAQALGCLELDEEDLALCTFVCPGKYEYAPVLREVLTKIEQEG; encoded by the coding sequence ATGATTAAGATCAGAAAAGGGTTAGATCTGCCGATAGCCGGGGCTCCGGTTCAGGCGATCCAAGACGGCCCGAACATTCAGCATGTCGCCCTGCTTGGGGAAGAGTATGTCGGAATGCGTCCCTCCATGCTGGTGCAGGAAGGCGATACCGTTAAGAAAGGCCAGGCGTTGTTCGAAGATAAGAAAAACCCCGGGGTTTTCTTCACGGCTCCCGCCAGCGGCCGCATCGATGCGATTAACCGCGGCGAACGGCGCGTATTGCAATCGGTGGTGATTGCGCTAGAAAACGGCGGCGACGATCAGCTCGAGTTTGCGCACTACCCGCTGGGTGAACTGGCCCAGTTGCCGCGCGAACAGGTCGAGAGCGAACTGATCGCCAGCGGCCTGTGGACCGCGCTGCGCACCCGTCCGTTCAGCAAAACGCCGAGCCCCGGCAGCGAAGCGCGCGCCATTTTCGTCACCGCGATGGATACCCAGCCGTTGGCCGCCGATCCGCAGGTGATCATCGCCGAACAGCAGGCGGCGTTCAACGCCGGGCTGCTGGTGTTGGCGCGCCTGACGGCGGGCAAGGTACACGTATGTCACGCCGCCGGCGCCTCCGTTGGCCAGCAGAGCAGCCCGCAGATCGCCTACAGCGAATTTGCCGGCCCGCACCCCGCCGGGCTGGTGGGCACTCACATTCACTTCCTGGAACCGGTCAGCCTGAAGAAAACCGTTTGGCACATCGGCTACCAGGACGTCATCGCCATCGGCACGCTGTTCACCACCGGCAAGCTCGATACCCGCCGGGTCGTGGCGCTGGCCGGGCCGCAGGTGGCGCAGCCGACGCTGCTGCGCACCCGCCTGGGGGCCAGCCTCGATGAGCTGACCGCCGGCCGCCTGAAAGACGGCGAGAACCGGGTGATCTCCGGTTCGGTGCTGAACGGCATGCACGCCGCCGGGCCGAACGCCTGGCTCGGCCGTTTCCACTCGCAGGTGTCGGTGCTGGAAGAAGGGCGCGACAAAGAGCTGTTCGGTTGGATCGTGCCTTCGCCGAACAAGTTCTCCATTACCCGCACCACGCTGGGCCACTTCCTGAAGAACAAACTGTTCGCCTTCTCGACCACCACCCACGGCGGCGAGCGCGCCATGGTGCCGATCGGCAACTACGAGCGGGTGATGCCGCTGGATATTTTGCCGACGCTGCTGCTGCGCGATCTGCTGGCGGGCGACAGCGACAGCGCGCAGGCGCTGGGCTGTCTGGAGCTGGATGAGGAAGATCTGGCGCTGTGCACCTTCGTTTGCCCCGGCAAGTATGAGTACGCGCCGGTGCTGCGCGAGGTGCTGACCAAGATTGAGCAGGAAGGATAA
- the dpaA gene encoding peptidoglycan meso-diaminopimelic acid protein amidase, translating to MSKIALLFAMLVSMPMITACSASEQVPEAPVVKQQLLGSPVYIQIFKEERKLELYAKMGNEFRLVNTFPICNFSGGLGPKRREGDFKSPEGFYSVDARHLKPDSKYYRAINIGFPNDYDKSQGYSGAYLMIHGECKSIGCYAMTNTYMDEIYRYVEAAFAYGQSRVDISIYPFRMTEQNLKRHASSSYIAFWRQLKPGYDYFAKNHQPPTMGVLNGQYVLGQPLMSSGGMMTQYASASPTPNTNPFAQNKPLTEVK from the coding sequence ATGAGCAAAATCGCGCTGTTGTTTGCGATGCTTGTTTCTATGCCGATGATCACGGCCTGCAGCGCCAGCGAGCAGGTACCCGAAGCGCCGGTAGTTAAACAGCAATTATTGGGTTCGCCGGTCTATATTCAGATCTTCAAAGAGGAACGCAAGCTGGAATTGTATGCCAAAATGGGCAATGAATTCCGCCTGGTCAACACGTTCCCGATCTGTAATTTCTCCGGCGGGCTGGGCCCTAAACGTCGTGAAGGCGATTTTAAAAGTCCGGAAGGCTTTTATAGCGTTGACGCACGCCATCTGAAACCCGACAGCAAGTATTATCGGGCGATCAATATCGGTTTCCCTAATGATTACGACAAGTCGCAGGGCTATTCCGGCGCTTATCTGATGATCCACGGCGAATGTAAATCGATCGGCTGTTACGCGATGACCAACACCTATATGGATGAGATCTATCGCTACGTCGAAGCCGCCTTCGCCTATGGACAAAGCCGCGTCGACATCAGCATCTACCCGTTCCGCATGACCGAGCAAAACCTCAAGCGCCATGCGTCATCCAGCTATATCGCCTTCTGGCGCCAGCTGAAGCCGGGCTACGATTACTTCGCGAAGAACCACCAGCCGCCGACAATGGGCGTGCTCAATGGCCAGTACGTCTTGGGTCAACCGTTGATGAGCAGCGGCGGCATGATGACGCAGTACGCGTCAGCCAGCCCGACGCCCAACACCAACCCCTTCGCTCAGAACAAGCCGCTCACCGAAGTGAAATAA